The Nocardioides sp. S5 genome includes a window with the following:
- a CDS encoding DegT/DnrJ/EryC1/StrS family aminotransferase: protein MTVDVETGSRILLSPPDVGELEQEYVMRAMRSGWVAPAGPDLDAFEADVADRVAVAHAVGLASGTAALHLALVSWGVGLGDVVPVSTFTFAATVNAIRYVGAEPFFVDCDETGNMSPELLQRAVDQLRAAGRSVPAIVPVDMLGKCVDYAAIGEIATGAGARLLCDAAESFGATYRGRAAGSFGDASVVSFNGNKMMTTSGGGMLLTDDAALAQHVRKLSTQAREPVPHYEHTEIGYNYRLSNILAALGRAQLVRLDDMLKRRRAWRERYRALFADQPGVSILGGADDAGDNCWLTAIVVDPAVSAWSADELSAALDRVNVETRPVWKPMHLQPVSKGLHGVLDGTSERIFERGLTLPAGSVLSDGEFKRIERAILGVTAA from the coding sequence GTGACTGTCGACGTCGAGACCGGCTCGCGCATCCTCCTCTCGCCGCCTGACGTGGGTGAGCTCGAGCAGGAGTACGTCATGCGTGCGATGCGCTCGGGCTGGGTGGCACCGGCGGGTCCTGACCTGGACGCCTTCGAGGCCGACGTCGCCGACCGGGTCGCCGTCGCCCACGCAGTCGGGCTGGCGTCCGGAACGGCAGCCCTCCACCTTGCCCTGGTGTCGTGGGGCGTCGGCCTCGGCGACGTCGTGCCCGTCTCGACGTTCACGTTCGCCGCGACGGTCAACGCGATTCGCTACGTCGGCGCCGAGCCCTTCTTCGTCGACTGCGACGAGACCGGCAACATGAGTCCCGAGCTGCTGCAGCGAGCAGTCGACCAGCTCCGCGCTGCGGGACGAAGCGTCCCCGCGATCGTGCCGGTCGACATGCTCGGCAAGTGCGTCGACTACGCCGCCATCGGCGAGATCGCCACTGGAGCGGGCGCCCGCCTGCTGTGCGACGCCGCAGAGTCGTTTGGTGCGACTTACCGGGGACGAGCAGCCGGCTCATTCGGGGACGCGTCAGTGGTCTCGTTCAACGGCAACAAGATGATGACGACGTCGGGCGGCGGCATGCTTCTGACCGACGACGCCGCTCTCGCCCAGCACGTCAGGAAGCTCTCCACGCAGGCGCGCGAACCGGTGCCGCACTATGAGCACACCGAGATCGGCTACAACTACCGCCTGTCCAACATCCTTGCGGCGCTAGGTCGCGCCCAGCTTGTTCGCTTGGACGACATGCTCAAGCGGCGCCGAGCGTGGCGTGAGCGCTACCGCGCGCTCTTCGCCGACCAGCCGGGCGTATCCATTCTCGGAGGTGCTGACGACGCTGGAGACAACTGCTGGTTGACCGCGATCGTGGTCGACCCCGCCGTGTCGGCGTGGTCAGCGGATGAGCTCAGCGCTGCGCTTGACCGGGTCAACGTCGAGACGAGGCCGGTCTGGAAGCCCATGCACCTCCAGCCGGTGTCCAAAGGCCTGCACGGCGTGCTCGATGGGACCTCTGAGCGCATCTTCGAGCGGGGGCTGACGCTTCCCGCCGGTTCCGTGCTGTCGGACGGGGAGTTCAAGCGCATCGAGCGAGCCATCCTGGGGGTGACCGCTGCGTGA
- a CDS encoding nucleoside-diphosphate sugar epimerase/dehydratase, translated as MTVLGIESAVRGRRTAMLMALDALALAAAYLFGVVVRYDVVTADLLRNAAFVAAVAIGLHWLFGMLGRVYLGRVGVATNEETLVLSAAAFAAGAVVFVANAWVDPHWVARSLPVTATFLALSAMVVARAGWRRLTLRLGLLATVEGQPALVVGAGASGARLVHSMRSHPEAGLRPVGFLDDDPWMRKRRHFGVPVLGTVADLERVVRATGATTVVVAIPSASKELIKAVVDCSTELGITTKVLPSFAETFASKADVRDVRDVDMRDLLGRAAIDTDLASIAGYVTGKRVLVTGAGGSIGSELCRQLHRFSPAELIMLDRDESALHGVQLSIHGRALLDSPDVVLNDIRDEGALRRVFEDRRPEVVFHAAALKHLPMLEQYPHEAMKTNVLGTANVLEAANAVGVTTFVNISTDKAADPTSVLGYSKRAAERLTADMARRAEGAYLSVRFGNVLGSRGSVLHTFTAQIEAGGPVTVVHPEVTRYFMTVEEAVQLVIQAGAIGEDGEVMILDMGQPVKIVDMAQQLIAMSGKNIEIVYTGLRDGEKLHEELFGSAESDERSKHPLVSHAHVEPLSSKVVRSFDVTEHHHLGLLQAFEDWVHGSESELVGAHGYGHEHGEAS; from the coding sequence ATGACTGTGCTGGGGATCGAGTCTGCTGTGCGCGGACGCAGGACGGCGATGCTGATGGCGCTCGACGCGCTGGCGCTCGCCGCCGCCTACCTCTTCGGCGTCGTGGTGCGCTACGACGTGGTGACGGCCGACCTGTTGCGCAACGCTGCCTTCGTGGCCGCCGTGGCGATCGGACTGCACTGGCTCTTCGGGATGCTGGGCCGGGTCTACCTCGGGCGGGTCGGTGTCGCGACCAACGAGGAGACGCTGGTGCTCAGTGCGGCAGCGTTCGCTGCCGGTGCGGTTGTCTTCGTCGCCAATGCCTGGGTCGACCCGCACTGGGTCGCCCGCAGCCTGCCGGTGACCGCGACCTTCCTCGCCCTGTCCGCCATGGTCGTAGCTCGCGCTGGCTGGCGACGCCTCACGCTGCGTCTAGGCCTTCTCGCGACGGTGGAAGGTCAACCGGCCCTCGTCGTGGGTGCGGGTGCCAGCGGCGCTCGGCTCGTGCACTCGATGCGCTCCCACCCCGAGGCGGGCCTGCGGCCGGTGGGCTTCCTCGACGACGACCCGTGGATGCGCAAGCGCCGCCATTTCGGCGTCCCCGTGCTGGGCACCGTCGCCGACCTCGAGCGCGTCGTGCGGGCCACGGGTGCGACCACGGTCGTCGTGGCGATCCCCAGCGCCAGCAAGGAGCTCATCAAGGCCGTCGTCGACTGCTCCACCGAGCTCGGCATCACCACCAAGGTGCTGCCGTCCTTCGCCGAGACCTTCGCTAGCAAGGCCGACGTGCGCGACGTGCGCGACGTCGACATGCGTGACCTCCTCGGCCGCGCGGCCATCGACACCGACCTCGCCTCGATCGCCGGCTACGTCACCGGCAAGCGGGTGCTCGTCACCGGTGCCGGCGGGTCGATCGGTTCCGAGCTCTGCCGCCAGCTGCACCGCTTCAGCCCCGCCGAGCTGATCATGCTCGACCGCGACGAGTCGGCGCTGCACGGCGTGCAGCTCTCGATCCACGGACGTGCCTTGCTCGACAGCCCCGACGTGGTGCTCAACGACATCCGCGACGAGGGCGCCCTGCGGCGCGTCTTCGAGGACCGCCGCCCCGAGGTCGTCTTCCACGCCGCGGCGCTGAAGCACCTCCCGATGCTCGAGCAATATCCCCACGAGGCGATGAAGACCAACGTGCTCGGCACGGCCAACGTGCTCGAGGCTGCCAACGCTGTCGGCGTGACCACCTTCGTCAACATCTCCACCGACAAGGCCGCGGACCCGACCAGCGTCCTGGGCTACTCCAAGCGCGCCGCCGAGCGGCTCACCGCCGACATGGCTCGTCGCGCGGAGGGCGCCTACCTCAGTGTGCGCTTCGGCAACGTCCTCGGCTCGCGCGGGTCGGTGCTCCACACCTTCACCGCGCAGATCGAGGCGGGAGGGCCCGTGACCGTGGTCCACCCCGAGGTCACCCGCTACTTCATGACGGTGGAGGAGGCGGTGCAGCTCGTCATCCAGGCCGGGGCGATCGGTGAGGACGGCGAGGTGATGATTCTCGACATGGGCCAGCCCGTGAAGATCGTCGACATGGCCCAGCAGCTCATCGCGATGTCGGGCAAGAACATCGAGATCGTCTACACCGGGCTGCGCGACGGGGAGAAGCTGCACGAGGAGCTCTTCGGCTCCGCCGAGAGCGACGAGCGCTCGAAGCACCCGCTCGTCTCCCACGCGCACGTGGAGCCGCTTTCGTCGAAGGTCGTGCGCTCCTTCGACGTCACCGAGCACCACCACCTCGGGTTGCTTCAGGCCTTCGAGGACTGGGTGCACGGGTCCGAGTCGGAGCTGGTAGGAGCCCACGGCTACGGCCACGAGCATGGAGAAGCATCGTGA
- a CDS encoding DUF4012 domain-containing protein, producing MARTTRERAVSASRRRWRWGLATALAVLVAGALWSGWTVWQVQRDLSAARSQAVALPAALAGNANGAAAVVDSLQSHASAAAERTSGPTWQVLSALPALGDDFDATAAVARAVDIVAREGAGPLVDSGLSAETFAPRGGRIPVDRVARAAAPLAEARDGFVRAQDELDDIRVGGLVRELRPQLEALIRQVDEGVDTLDGATRAAELLPAMLGRDGARDYLLVFQNNAEPRSLGGMPGLMAPLRADEGTVTLGRTVAASEFGELAEPVLPLTEQERAIWFEQPGTWFQDSVFIPDFERAGELMAARWKLETGRDVDGVLSVDPVTLSYLVKATGPLTVDGRRLTSSNFVDEILHEPYLRYADDPAAEDAFFAEVLTSTFDRLLDPRTDPSALVAALSRGATEGRLLVHSTIDAEQDRLAGTRVAGAFPSEDGGAAQAGVYVNDATGSKMGYFLDYDARISSVSCAAGEIGFSGQLRIHSSAPSDAASLPTTVTGSGEYGVARGDHLNVFDLVAPTGGEITDVVVNGVKSTGTNRTFEGRPVVSVPILLEPGDVVTLTWRATSGAGHTGGVELISTPGVQRGGGKQFVPAPCGGAEGR from the coding sequence GTGGCGAGAACCACGCGTGAGCGCGCTGTCAGCGCCTCCCGGCGCCGGTGGCGCTGGGGGCTCGCGACGGCGCTCGCGGTGCTGGTCGCCGGCGCGCTCTGGTCCGGCTGGACGGTCTGGCAGGTGCAGCGCGACCTGAGCGCCGCTCGGTCGCAGGCCGTCGCGCTGCCCGCCGCGCTGGCCGGTAACGCCAACGGCGCCGCGGCGGTCGTCGACTCGCTGCAGTCGCATGCCAGTGCGGCCGCCGAGCGTACGTCGGGGCCCACGTGGCAGGTGCTCAGTGCGCTCCCGGCCCTCGGCGATGACTTCGACGCGACTGCCGCGGTCGCCCGCGCTGTCGACATCGTCGCCCGTGAAGGCGCCGGCCCGCTGGTCGACAGCGGGCTGAGCGCCGAGACGTTCGCCCCGCGGGGCGGCCGGATCCCGGTCGACCGGGTGGCGCGCGCAGCCGCGCCGCTGGCCGAGGCACGCGACGGCTTCGTCCGCGCGCAGGACGAGCTCGACGACATCCGCGTGGGCGGGCTGGTGCGCGAGCTCCGCCCGCAGCTCGAGGCCCTGATCCGCCAGGTCGACGAGGGCGTCGACACGCTCGACGGCGCGACCAGGGCGGCTGAGCTGCTGCCGGCGATGCTCGGACGCGACGGCGCCCGCGACTACCTCCTCGTCTTCCAGAACAACGCCGAGCCCCGCTCGCTCGGCGGCATGCCGGGCCTCATGGCCCCGCTGCGCGCCGACGAGGGCACCGTCACGCTCGGCAGGACCGTGGCGGCCAGCGAGTTCGGCGAGCTCGCCGAGCCGGTGTTGCCGCTGACCGAGCAGGAGCGTGCCATCTGGTTCGAGCAGCCGGGCACGTGGTTCCAGGACTCCGTCTTCATCCCCGACTTCGAGCGGGCGGGCGAGCTGATGGCCGCGCGGTGGAAGCTGGAGACCGGCCGGGACGTCGACGGGGTGCTGTCGGTCGACCCCGTCACCCTGTCCTACCTGGTCAAGGCCACTGGCCCACTCACGGTCGACGGCCGACGACTGACGAGCTCGAACTTCGTCGACGAGATCCTGCACGAGCCCTACCTGCGCTACGCGGACGACCCCGCCGCGGAGGACGCCTTCTTCGCCGAGGTGCTGACCTCGACGTTCGACCGGCTCCTCGACCCGCGGACCGACCCGTCCGCGCTGGTCGCCGCCCTCTCGCGGGGGGCCACCGAGGGTCGGCTGCTGGTGCACTCCACGATCGACGCGGAGCAGGATCGACTGGCCGGGACCCGCGTCGCCGGAGCCTTCCCGAGCGAGGACGGCGGCGCTGCCCAGGCCGGTGTCTACGTCAATGACGCGACCGGCTCCAAGATGGGCTACTTCCTCGACTACGACGCGCGCATCAGCAGCGTCTCCTGTGCCGCCGGTGAGATCGGCTTCAGCGGCCAGCTCCGGATCCACTCGAGCGCCCCCTCCGACGCGGCATCGCTGCCGACGACGGTCACCGGGTCGGGGGAGTACGGCGTCGCGCGCGGTGACCACCTCAACGTCTTCGACCTCGTCGCACCGACCGGCGGCGAGATCACCGATGTTGTCGTCAACGGGGTGAAGTCGACCGGCACGAACCGCACCTTCGAAGGACGCCCGGTCGTCTCTGTGCCGATCCTGCTCGAGCCCGGCGACGTGGTGACCCTGACCTGGCGAGCGACCTCCGGCGCCGGGCACACCGGCGGGGTCGAGCTCATCAGCACGCCAGGGGTGCAGCGCGGAGGAGGCAAGCAGTTCGTGCCGGCCCCGTGCGGCGGAGCGGAGGGGCGATGA
- a CDS encoding polysaccharide biosynthesis tyrosine autokinase, with the protein MELSDYLRILRRRWRLVVATLLVVLVGAALVTWRTTPQYQSTTQLFISTNASSSAEAYQGNLFSSQRLSSYADLAGGTELATRVVAATSSDLTPAELAAKVTAQASPETVLLNISVTDPDPVVAQQLTQTYGEELMALVAELETPPGRNQPVLKATVTDAATLPGAPISPNPVRNLGLAFVLGLLLGVGLAVVRELLDTSAKSADDVTTSLQAPILGTFVFDPEVGKRPLLTEMSSHEPRAEAFRVMRTNLSFVDVDAESKAIVITSSLPGEGKSTTAVNAALALQQAGERTLLIDGDLRRPQAAAMLGLDPTIGLTTALVGKVTASDVILTHASGLHVLASGAVPPNPSELLQSQAMAGVLRELRAAYDVIIIDAPPLLPVTDAALIASQVDGAVVVVRHGRTTREQLAAARERLEAVGAVVMGSVFNMVPRKGRGNYGSGYGYGYGYGYGYAPEDKQPGAHR; encoded by the coding sequence GTGGAACTGTCCGACTACCTGCGCATCCTGCGCCGTCGCTGGCGCCTCGTGGTCGCCACCCTCCTGGTCGTGCTCGTGGGTGCCGCGCTCGTCACCTGGCGGACCACCCCGCAGTACCAGTCCACGACGCAGCTCTTCATCTCCACCAACGCCTCGTCCTCGGCGGAGGCCTACCAGGGCAACCTCTTCAGCAGCCAGCGCCTGTCGTCGTACGCCGACCTGGCCGGCGGCACCGAGCTCGCCACCCGCGTCGTCGCGGCGACCAGCAGTGACCTGACGCCCGCCGAGCTGGCGGCCAAGGTGACCGCGCAGGCCTCCCCCGAGACCGTGCTGCTCAACATCTCTGTCACCGACCCCGACCCGGTCGTGGCCCAGCAGCTCACCCAGACCTACGGCGAGGAGCTGATGGCGCTGGTCGCTGAGCTCGAGACGCCGCCCGGACGCAACCAGCCCGTCCTCAAGGCCACCGTCACCGACGCGGCCACGCTGCCCGGCGCGCCGATCTCACCCAACCCTGTGCGCAACCTCGGCCTCGCCTTCGTGCTCGGCCTGCTGCTCGGCGTCGGCCTGGCCGTGGTGCGCGAGCTCCTCGACACCAGCGCCAAGTCGGCCGACGACGTCACCACGTCGCTCCAGGCCCCGATCCTCGGCACCTTCGTCTTCGACCCCGAGGTCGGCAAGCGCCCGCTCCTGACCGAGATGTCGTCGCACGAGCCGCGCGCCGAGGCCTTCCGCGTGATGCGCACCAATCTGTCCTTCGTCGACGTCGACGCCGAGTCCAAGGCGATCGTGATCACCAGCTCGCTGCCCGGCGAGGGCAAGTCGACCACCGCGGTGAACGCCGCCCTCGCGCTCCAGCAGGCCGGCGAGCGCACGCTCCTCATCGACGGCGACCTACGTCGTCCCCAGGCCGCGGCGATGCTCGGGCTCGACCCGACCATCGGCCTCACGACCGCACTCGTCGGCAAGGTCACGGCCAGCGACGTCATCCTCACCCACGCTTCCGGACTGCACGTGCTGGCCTCCGGCGCGGTCCCCCCCAACCCGTCGGAGCTGCTCCAGTCGCAGGCCATGGCCGGCGTGCTGCGCGAGCTGCGGGCGGCGTACGACGTCATCATCATCGACGCCCCGCCGCTGCTTCCCGTCACCGACGCCGCACTGATCGCCTCGCAGGTCGACGGCGCCGTCGTCGTCGTACGCCACGGCCGGACCACCCGCGAGCAGCTAGCCGCCGCCCGCGAGCGCCTCGAGGCCGTCGGCGCGGTCGTCATGGGCTCGGTCTTCAACATGGTGCCGCGCAAGGGACGCGGCAACTACGGCTCGGGCTATGGCTATGGCTATGGCTATGGCTACGGATACGCCCCGGAAGACAAGCAGCCCGGCGCCCACCGCTGA
- a CDS encoding 3-keto-5-aminohexanoate cleavage protein encodes MSDALLITVAPTGAETAKADCPQLPTTPEEIARTAAECEAAGAAMIHLHVRDGEHAPTLDQSLLREWVDAVRSSSSLVVQLSTGGSVHDPLDERLEVLDARPDSCSLTMGTTNFGDDVFLNPWPFVKDLYQLALERGVAPEFELFDLGQVHALGRLLREYGTPAGAMVHVDFVMGVPGGMPGTAPALVAGVAALPPEVTSWSATGIGRSTLAVAMASLSMGGHLRVGMEDVLTISRGVPVESNAQLVARAVDLGRIAQRTPMTPAQCRELLGLS; translated from the coding sequence ATGTCTGACGCGTTGCTGATCACGGTCGCCCCCACCGGGGCCGAGACCGCCAAGGCCGACTGCCCGCAGCTCCCCACCACCCCGGAGGAGATCGCGCGCACGGCCGCCGAGTGCGAGGCCGCCGGAGCGGCGATGATCCACCTCCACGTGCGCGACGGCGAGCACGCGCCGACGCTCGACCAGTCGCTGCTGCGCGAGTGGGTCGACGCCGTGCGCTCGAGCTCCTCGCTCGTCGTGCAGCTCTCGACGGGCGGGTCGGTGCACGACCCGCTGGACGAGCGGCTCGAGGTGCTCGACGCGAGGCCCGACTCGTGCAGCCTGACCATGGGCACCACGAACTTCGGCGACGACGTCTTCCTCAATCCCTGGCCCTTCGTGAAGGACCTCTACCAGCTCGCCCTCGAGCGCGGCGTGGCCCCGGAGTTCGAGCTGTTCGACCTCGGCCAGGTGCACGCGCTGGGTCGGCTGCTGCGGGAGTACGGCACGCCCGCGGGCGCCATGGTGCACGTCGACTTCGTGATGGGCGTGCCCGGCGGCATGCCCGGCACCGCGCCGGCCCTCGTCGCCGGCGTCGCGGCCCTGCCGCCCGAGGTCACCTCCTGGTCGGCCACCGGCATCGGGCGCTCGACGCTCGCGGTTGCGATGGCCTCCCTCTCCATGGGCGGGCACCTGCGCGTCGGCATGGAGGACGTGCTCACCATCAGCCGCGGCGTGCCCGTGGAATCCAACGCCCAGCTCGTCGCACGCGCGGTCGACCTGGGACGGATCGCGCAGCGTACGCCGATGACGCCCGCCCAGTGCCGCGAGCTGCTGGGGCTGTCCTGA
- the dtd gene encoding D-aminoacyl-tRNA deacylase, translating into MRAVIQRVLSASVRVDGEVVGSFDVPGLLVYLGVTHGDGPDEVVWTARKIWDLRLLRDEQSASDVGAPVLVVSQFTLYGDARKGRRPTWQAAAPGPVSEPAYDAVCAELERLGAHVERGRFGADMRVESVNDGPITLVLDSP; encoded by the coding sequence ATGCGTGCGGTCATCCAGCGGGTCCTCTCCGCCAGCGTCCGGGTCGACGGCGAGGTCGTCGGGAGCTTCGACGTCCCGGGGCTCCTGGTCTACCTCGGCGTCACGCACGGCGACGGACCGGACGAGGTGGTGTGGACCGCCCGCAAGATCTGGGACCTGCGCCTGCTGCGCGACGAGCAGAGCGCGAGCGACGTCGGCGCCCCCGTGCTCGTGGTCAGCCAGTTCACGTTGTACGGCGACGCCCGCAAGGGCCGCCGCCCGACCTGGCAGGCCGCAGCACCGGGACCGGTCAGCGAGCCGGCCTACGACGCGGTGTGCGCCGAGCTCGAGCGTCTCGGCGCCCATGTCGAGCGCGGCCGCTTCGGGGCCGACATGCGGGTGGAGAGCGTCAACGACGGCCCGATCACCCTCGTCCTGGACAGTCCCTAG
- a CDS encoding family 16 glycosylhydrolase → MTGCSSAESTPAPPTYDATDAVQARVLPQLAATGEDVEAADEAAWVVDATVADVEAGTAVTLVAQTGDSEWETVSEAETDDQGRVALTSREDGELHVVVGEGEDAIGAAVDTTDAPEASFTDDFDEDSVDEADGRWATRDQGYIGVRTCSRAAQEAAEVGDGVLRLSVLEDPDRPGDECQLPGRRKKFPYRLNGHVGTEGSYAFTYGFAAARIRTQAARGQHSAFWMQAVGGQQPGGPAKGGAEIDVMEYFGDDHPEGGLTSFTYFLDKAGKKQTLGGWLPDVDELGDDWASDYHVFSVEWTPEEYVFRIDGRVTQRIEGETSGRPEFLILSLLSSDYELPRFNGELPQHMDVDWARVWETGPR, encoded by the coding sequence ATGACAGGGTGCTCGTCTGCCGAGAGCACGCCCGCGCCGCCGACGTACGACGCGACTGACGCTGTGCAGGCCCGTGTGCTGCCCCAGCTCGCCGCCACCGGCGAGGACGTCGAGGCGGCCGACGAGGCCGCCTGGGTCGTGGACGCGACCGTGGCCGACGTCGAGGCCGGCACGGCCGTCACCCTGGTCGCCCAGACCGGCGACAGCGAGTGGGAGACGGTCTCGGAGGCAGAGACCGACGACCAGGGCCGCGTCGCGCTGACCTCGCGCGAGGACGGCGAGCTCCACGTCGTGGTCGGCGAGGGCGAGGACGCGATCGGCGCCGCCGTGGACACCACCGACGCCCCGGAGGCCAGCTTCACCGACGACTTCGATGAGGACTCCGTCGACGAGGCGGACGGCCGCTGGGCCACCCGCGACCAGGGCTACATCGGCGTACGCACCTGCTCGCGCGCCGCGCAGGAGGCCGCCGAGGTCGGCGACGGCGTGCTGCGGCTCAGCGTCCTCGAGGACCCGGACCGGCCCGGCGACGAGTGCCAACTGCCGGGACGGCGCAAGAAGTTCCCCTACCGGCTCAACGGCCACGTCGGCACGGAGGGCTCGTACGCCTTCACCTACGGCTTCGCGGCTGCGCGGATCAGGACCCAGGCCGCGCGGGGGCAGCACTCGGCCTTCTGGATGCAGGCCGTCGGCGGCCAGCAGCCCGGCGGCCCCGCGAAGGGTGGTGCCGAGATCGACGTCATGGAGTACTTCGGCGACGACCACCCCGAGGGCGGCCTGACCAGCTTCACCTACTTCCTCGACAAGGCCGGCAAGAAGCAGACGCTCGGCGGCTGGCTGCCCGACGTGGACGAGCTCGGCGACGACTGGGCGAGCGACTACCACGTCTTCTCCGTCGAGTGGACCCCCGAGGAGTACGTCTTCCGCATCGACGGTCGCGTCACCCAGCGCATCGAGGGGGAGACGTCCGGGCGCCCGGAGTTCCTGATCCTCAGCCTGCTGTCGTCGGACTACGAGCTGCCGCGCTTCAACGGCGAGCTGCCCCAGCACATGGACGTCGACTGGGCGCGGGTCTGGGAGACCGGTCCGCGCTAG
- the cysD gene encoding sulfate adenylyltransferase subunit CysD, which yields MTNTHVDYQLSQLDQLEAESIHIFREVAAEFEKPVLMFSGGKDSIVMLRLAEKAFFPAKLPFPLLQVDTGLDFDEVLSTRDSWVERLGARIIVATIDEAIAAGHVVDDGKTSRNRMQIGTLLGAIEENGFTAAFGGGRRDEEKARAKERVYSHRDDFGQWDPKMQRPELWSLYNGRIHAGEHMRIFPLSNWTELDIWHYIHREQIEIPSIYFAHEREVIERDGMLLSLGPEIQPKGNEQVEKKMVRFRTVGDRTQTGCVESVATDTAAIIDEIAIARVTERGATRGDDRFSEAAMEDRKKEGYF from the coding sequence ATGACCAACACCCACGTCGACTACCAGCTGAGTCAGCTGGACCAGCTCGAGGCAGAGTCGATCCACATCTTCCGCGAGGTAGCCGCCGAGTTCGAGAAGCCGGTGCTGATGTTCTCCGGCGGCAAGGACTCGATCGTCATGCTCCGTCTCGCGGAGAAGGCGTTCTTCCCGGCCAAGCTCCCCTTCCCGCTGCTCCAGGTCGACACCGGCCTGGACTTCGACGAGGTGCTCTCCACGCGTGACTCGTGGGTCGAGCGGCTCGGCGCGCGGATCATCGTCGCCACGATCGACGAGGCGATCGCCGCCGGTCACGTGGTCGACGACGGCAAGACCAGCCGCAACCGCATGCAGATCGGCACGCTGCTCGGCGCCATCGAGGAGAACGGCTTCACCGCCGCCTTCGGTGGTGGTCGCCGCGACGAGGAGAAGGCCCGCGCCAAGGAGCGCGTCTACTCCCACCGCGACGACTTCGGGCAGTGGGACCCCAAGATGCAGCGCCCCGAGCTGTGGAGCCTCTACAACGGCCGCATCCACGCCGGCGAGCACATGCGGATCTTCCCGCTGTCCAACTGGACCGAGCTCGACATCTGGCACTACATCCACCGCGAGCAGATCGAGATCCCCTCGATCTACTTCGCCCACGAGCGCGAGGTCATCGAGCGCGACGGGATGCTGCTGTCGCTCGGCCCGGAGATCCAGCCCAAGGGCAACGAGCAGGTCGAGAAGAAGATGGTGCGCTTCCGCACCGTGGGTGACCGCACCCAGACCGGCTGCGTCGAGTCGGTGGCCACCGACACCGCAGCCATCATCGACGAGATCGCCATCGCGCGCGTGACCGAGCGTGGTGCCACCCGTGGCGACGACCGGTTCTCCGAGGCCGCCATGGAAGACCGCAAGAAGGAAGGCTACTTCTGA
- the cysN gene encoding sulfate adenylyltransferase subunit CysN, which yields MASTPQTSDSHTMAQGEMDLLRFATAGSVDDGKSTLIGRLLLDSKSIFEDQLEAVESTSQSKGYDYTDLALLTDGLRSEREQGITIDVAYRYFATPTRKFIIADTPGHIQYTRNMVTGASTADLGLVLVDARQGLTEQSRRHAVLLSLLRVPHLVLAINKMDLVDWSEEVYEKIHREFTTFATKLNIPDLEVIPISALQGDNVVNRSENTPWYSGPTLMHHLEHVHVASDRDLVDTRFPVQYVIRPKSDAYHDFRGYAGQVAGGVLKKGDDIVVLPSGMPSKIAKVELFDQEVAEAFPPMSVTVHLEDDVDVSRGDMIARPKNAPKPSQDIDAMICWMTNEPLRPRQKLAIKHTTRTGRAMVKDIQYRLDVNSLHRDQDTKELGLNEIGRVQLRTTVPLLCDPYSKNRTTGSFILIDEATGVTVGAGMINSGS from the coding sequence ATGGCCAGCACCCCCCAGACCTCTGACTCCCACACCATGGCCCAGGGCGAGATGGACCTGCTCCGCTTCGCGACCGCCGGCTCGGTCGACGACGGCAAGTCCACCCTCATCGGGCGGCTGCTGCTCGACTCCAAGTCGATCTTCGAGGACCAGCTCGAGGCGGTCGAGTCCACCAGCCAGTCCAAGGGCTACGACTACACCGACCTGGCGCTGCTGACCGACGGCCTGCGCTCCGAGCGCGAGCAGGGCATCACCATCGACGTGGCCTACCGCTACTTCGCCACGCCCACGCGCAAGTTCATCATCGCCGACACCCCCGGCCACATCCAGTACACCCGCAACATGGTCACCGGCGCCTCGACCGCCGACCTCGGCCTCGTGCTGGTCGACGCCCGCCAGGGCCTCACCGAGCAGTCGCGCCGCCACGCGGTGCTGCTGTCGCTGCTCCGCGTCCCGCACCTCGTGCTCGCGATCAACAAGATGGACCTCGTCGACTGGTCGGAGGAGGTCTACGAGAAGATCCACCGCGAGTTCACGACCTTCGCGACGAAGCTCAACATCCCCGACCTCGAGGTCATCCCGATCTCGGCGCTGCAGGGCGACAACGTCGTCAACCGATCCGAGAACACCCCGTGGTACTCCGGCCCCACGCTCATGCACCACCTCGAGCACGTCCACGTCGCCTCCGACCGCGACCTGGTCGACACCCGCTTCCCCGTGCAGTACGTCATCCGCCCCAAGTCCGACGCCTACCACGACTTCCGTGGCTACGCCGGCCAGGTGGCCGGCGGCGTGCTGAAGAAGGGCGACGACATCGTCGTGCTCCCCAGTGGGATGCCGTCGAAGATCGCCAAGGTCGAGCTCTTCGACCAGGAGGTCGCCGAGGCCTTCCCGCCCATGAGCGTCACGGTGCACCTCGAGGACGACGTCGACGTCTCGCGCGGCGACATGATCGCCCGTCCGAAGAACGCGCCCAAGCCCAGTCAGGACATCGACGCGATGATCTGCTGGATGACCAACGAGCCGCTCAGGCCGCGGCAGAAGCTGGCCATCAAGCACACCACCCGCACGGGCCGCGCGATGGTCAAGGACATCCAGTACCGCCTGGACGTCAACTCGCTGCACCGCGACCAGGACACCAAGGAGCTCGGCCTCAACGAGATCGGCCGCGTCCAGCTGCGCACCACGGTGCCCCTGCTGTGCGACCCCTACTCGAAGAACCGGACCACAGGCTCCTTCATCCTGATCGACGAGGCCACCGGCGTGACCGTCGGCGCCGGCATGATCAACTCCGGCAGCTGA